One window of Pyxicephalus adspersus chromosome 4, UCB_Pads_2.0, whole genome shotgun sequence genomic DNA carries:
- the OTOR gene encoding otoraplin has translation MAKTIYVVVIVLCLGFIYQKANGAFMQKLAKKKLCADDECIYAISLGRAEDDYNAPDCRFINIKKGELVYIYTKLIREDEEAGEFWSGSVYSDQYRDQQGHVGYFPSSLVTELHVFKDELQEFPTTAVDFYCD, from the exons ATGGCTAAGACTATTTATGTTGTGGTCATAGTCCTATGCCTGGGATTTATTTATCAAAAGGCAAATGGGGCTTTCATGCAAAAGCTGGCAAAGAAGAAGCTCTGCGCCGATGATGAATGTATTT ATGCTATATCTCTTGGAAGAGCTGAAGATGATTACAATGCTCCAGACTGCAGATTCATTAACATAAAGAAAGGAGAGCTGGTCTACATCTACACCAAGCTAATAAGGGAAGATGAGGAAGCGGGTGAATTCTGGTCTGGAAGC GTTTATAGTGACCAGTACAGGGATCAGCAGGGACATGTTGGTTATTTTCCCAGCAGCCTTGTCACCGAGCTCCATGTCTTCAAGGATGAACTTCAGGAGTTCCCCACCACA gctgTTGATTTCTACTGTGATTAA